In Candidatus Chlorohelix allophototropha, one DNA window encodes the following:
- a CDS encoding IS4 family transposase produces MPSIDEIVGALQKIFGERAKALANEQGVNKRSSKITGTILALVLVTGFMSQPGASLNQLSQIAQQFGVNVTRSGLSQRLTSVTVEFLRLLFEEALQVWQQREGLWLELFEPFRGVYLIDSTHIGLANKLADSQPASGGQAGKAGMKLQITYDYLQQQVEVVTAQAALEPDQSFEDKLEKLPEGSLVLFDLGYCTLERLKRLMAAHYFVSRLPPKVHLYEQGSNQPLALGSELRRRGGTCAGTVIELRVEVGQKERLKLRVVAQVLPQEAYLQRLAQAKKVSQLKGRELSAATAKRLRWNLYLTNVHESLLSGYQVGIVYHLRWQIELLFKLWKSGLGLAQSGNKKLSRVWCEIYARLIGYTLLIYLSWGVAGSEEMGEAEETNLVEALVGSSGGESNRQWQETDKAKLGRAKPLILQALIKTTRELSLTKALQTLGTEIVRLGKALLRGKDKKVKKLIKKLRKRWGRYSLKEKRADRLTSYQQISQIQLSTRELHAPDLTLICKVA; encoded by the coding sequence ATGCCTAGTATAGACGAAATAGTTGGAGCTTTGCAAAAAATATTTGGGGAACGAGCCAAAGCACTAGCGAACGAGCAAGGAGTGAACAAACGCAGCTCGAAAATCACAGGGACAATTTTGGCACTGGTGTTGGTAACAGGCTTTATGAGCCAGCCCGGCGCCAGCCTTAACCAATTGAGCCAAATAGCCCAACAATTCGGTGTAAATGTCACCCGCTCGGGGTTGAGCCAACGCTTAACCTCAGTGACAGTGGAGTTTTTACGCTTGCTATTCGAAGAAGCGCTACAAGTGTGGCAGCAGCGAGAAGGTTTGTGGTTGGAACTGTTTGAACCTTTTAGAGGAGTGTACCTGATAGATAGCACTCATATAGGGCTAGCTAACAAACTGGCGGATAGTCAGCCTGCCAGTGGTGGACAGGCTGGCAAAGCCGGTATGAAGTTACAAATAACCTATGATTATTTGCAGCAGCAAGTGGAGGTTGTGACGGCACAAGCGGCGCTGGAACCAGATCAGAGCTTTGAAGATAAGTTGGAAAAATTACCGGAAGGCAGTTTGGTACTGTTTGATTTGGGTTATTGCACCCTGGAACGGCTAAAACGGCTGATGGCAGCTCATTATTTTGTGAGCCGCTTGCCCCCCAAGGTGCATTTGTATGAGCAGGGGAGTAACCAGCCCCTGGCTTTAGGGTCGGAATTAAGGCGCAGAGGAGGTACCTGCGCAGGAACAGTAATAGAGTTAAGAGTGGAAGTAGGGCAAAAAGAACGGTTGAAGTTACGGGTAGTGGCACAAGTGCTACCGCAAGAAGCTTATCTCCAGCGGTTGGCGCAAGCGAAAAAGGTTAGCCAACTCAAAGGGCGGGAGTTGAGTGCCGCGACAGCTAAGCGGTTACGCTGGAACTTGTATCTAACGAATGTGCACGAGAGCCTGTTAAGTGGTTATCAGGTGGGTATAGTCTATCACTTGCGCTGGCAAATCGAGTTACTTTTTAAGCTCTGGAAAAGTGGTTTGGGACTAGCACAGAGCGGCAACAAGAAATTGAGCCGGGTATGGTGCGAAATCTATGCCCGGTTAATTGGCTACACCCTGCTGATCTATTTGAGTTGGGGAGTAGCAGGGAGTGAAGAAATGGGGGAAGCGGAAGAAACCAACTTGGTGGAAGCACTGGTGGGATCATCAGGAGGAGAAAGCAACCGTCAATGGCAAGAAACGGACAAAGCGAAGTTAGGCAGGGCGAAGCCCCTTATATTGCAGGCGCTCATAAAGACAACGCGGGAGTTGAGCCTAACGAAAGCGCTTCAGACCTTAGGTACAGAAATCGTAAGGCTGGGCAAAGCCTTGCTGAGAGGTAAAGACAAGAAAGTAAAGAAATTGATTAAAAAGCTCAGGAAAAGATGGGGCCGCTATAGTTTGAAAGAGAAAAGAGCAGATCGCCTCACTAGTTACCAACAGATTAGCCAAATTCAGTTAAGCACCCGCGAGCTACATGCTCCCGACCTTACACTAATATGCAAAGTTGCCTGA
- a CDS encoding DUF362 domain-containing protein — MAKRAKVAVLKSRPETVLEDYEQLMKLADFEQHLPRENTTILKDNISWHFPFPGANTTPWQMEGVTVALRKAGFKDISCVQNKTVVTNAFKGEDLNNYVPLFRKYNIPVLYNFKPEDINWVRYQPKAKMLVLDKIFPEGIHIPDYFFGKNIIHLPTVKCHIYTTTTGAMKNAFGGLLSTHRHYTHTWIHETLVDLLAIQKEIHPGIFAVMDGTTAGNGPGPRTMYPVIKDYILASDDQVAIDAVAAKMMGFDPMSLKYIRLAHESGLGVGEMSEIEIVGADISRENWGFTVGDNGASRVGDLMWFGPMKRFQKLFFHTPLVNVFILGSEMYHDYYRWPRKDRLTFEKWKEETTWGNLFNDYLQKGSLAEPLAGAGV, encoded by the coding sequence ATGGCTAAACGCGCTAAAGTGGCTGTACTCAAATCACGACCTGAAACCGTTCTCGAAGATTACGAGCAGTTAATGAAGCTGGCTGATTTCGAGCAGCATTTACCTCGCGAGAATACCACCATCTTGAAGGATAATATTAGTTGGCACTTCCCCTTCCCCGGCGCAAACACCACGCCGTGGCAAATGGAAGGGGTTACTGTAGCTTTGCGCAAAGCAGGTTTTAAAGATATTTCCTGCGTGCAGAACAAAACGGTAGTGACCAACGCCTTCAAAGGTGAAGACCTCAATAACTATGTGCCGCTTTTCAGAAAATACAATATCCCGGTGCTGTACAATTTCAAGCCGGAGGATATAAACTGGGTGCGCTACCAGCCCAAAGCAAAAATGTTGGTGCTGGATAAAATCTTCCCGGAAGGAATCCACATCCCCGATTACTTCTTCGGCAAGAACATCATCCACTTGCCAACGGTGAAATGCCACATCTATACCACCACCACCGGAGCAATGAAAAACGCTTTCGGGGGCTTGCTGAGTACGCATCGCCACTATACTCATACATGGATTCATGAAACGCTGGTGGATTTGCTGGCAATCCAAAAAGAGATTCATCCCGGCATCTTCGCCGTAATGGATGGCACTACCGCCGGAAACGGACCGGGACCGCGCACGATGTATCCGGTTATCAAGGATTACATTCTTGCCTCAGACGATCAGGTGGCGATAGATGCGGTTGCTGCCAAAATGATGGGCTTCGACCCTATGAGCCTTAAATACATTCGCTTGGCGCATGAAAGTGGGTTGGGCGTGGGCGAGATGAGCGAAATCGAGATAGTAGGCGCGGACATTTCGCGTGAAAATTGGGGCTTCACGGTAGGGGATAACGGCGCGAGTCGGGTGGGCGACCTAATGTGGTTTGGTCCGATGAAGCGTTTTCAAAAGCTCTTTTTCCACACCCCGTTGGTAAATGTATTTATTCTGGGGAGTGAGATGTACCATGATTACTATCGCTGGCCCCGCAAAGATCGCCTGACATTTGAAAAGTGGAAAGAAGAAACCACTTGGGGCAATCTGTTCAATGACTATCTCCAAAAAGGGAGTCTAGCCGAACCGTTGGCAGGCGCAGGGGTATAA
- a CDS encoding DNA-3-methyladenine glycosylase I, translating to MSELLVRCSWANTNPLMVEYHDTEWGVPLHDDQKLFEFLILEGVQAGLSWNTVLQKRANYREVFSNFEAEKLINFSASDVERLLLNPGIIRNRLKIEATIINAKKFIEVQREFGSFDKYIWGLVNSTPRKNNFKSLSEIPPYTPQSDILSKDLQKRGFKFVGSTICYAYMQAIGMVNDHLTDCFRHEQV from the coding sequence ATGAGTGAACTGTTAGTGCGTTGTAGTTGGGCAAACACCAACCCTCTGATGGTGGAATATCACGATACCGAGTGGGGCGTACCGCTTCATGATGATCAGAAGCTTTTCGAGTTTCTGATACTGGAAGGGGTACAAGCGGGGTTGAGTTGGAACACGGTGTTGCAAAAACGTGCAAATTACCGAGAAGTTTTCTCAAACTTCGAAGCAGAAAAGCTGATTAACTTTTCAGCTTCAGATGTGGAGAGGCTGCTGCTGAATCCGGGCATAATCCGTAACCGCCTGAAAATAGAAGCAACTATAATTAATGCAAAAAAATTCATTGAAGTACAACGAGAGTTTGGCTCTTTTGACAAATATATTTGGGGACTTGTAAACTCAACACCGCGCAAGAACAACTTTAAAAGCCTCTCCGAGATACCACCCTATACCCCACAATCCGATATACTCAGCAAAGATTTGCAAAAACGCGGATTTAAGTTTGTGGGCAGCACCATTTGTTACGCTTATATGCAAGCAATAGGCATGGTAAACGACCACTTAACCGATTGCTTTCGTCATGAACAGGTCTAA
- a CDS encoding lysylphosphatidylglycerol synthase transmembrane domain-containing protein, which produces MEQLSKVRGKLFISMLLGILVWVLIAIIGDLNKTLDALKQFQWWVLIPILLCTFTNYVIRFLRQHYYLKVVGGGAEKITPLESAIVSFGSMSMAVTPGKLGEVLKSFLIQRLNGTPIMVTAPIVVAERFNDGLAMLVLSCTGFFVFDNDIFRLAMLLVFLGSLALFLLVQWRWLANKLLMALGRIGFLSKRIHHLQTFYDSSYRLFKPQVLVIALLMSIVGWLGECFAFYLVMLGLGQKADFDLLLACVFIMAAASLAGTLSFLPGGLGVADGSIGGLLALLVKGVTGGVAAAATFLIRLCTLWFGVLLGIAILFIFRERFQKPQNKQNESPETPSALEAL; this is translated from the coding sequence TTGGAACAACTTTCGAAGGTTCGTGGCAAACTTTTTATCTCTATGCTATTGGGAATCCTAGTTTGGGTTCTCATTGCCATCATCGGAGATTTAAACAAAACGCTGGATGCACTGAAGCAATTCCAGTGGTGGGTACTGATTCCAATCCTCTTATGCACCTTTACCAATTATGTGATTCGCTTTCTGCGGCAACACTATTATCTTAAAGTAGTGGGCGGCGGTGCAGAAAAAATAACGCCCCTCGAAAGCGCAATTGTCAGTTTTGGCAGCATGTCAATGGCAGTCACCCCCGGCAAGTTGGGCGAAGTGCTTAAGAGCTTTCTGATTCAAAGGCTAAACGGCACGCCGATAATGGTTACCGCTCCCATTGTAGTAGCCGAACGGTTTAACGATGGACTGGCTATGCTGGTACTCTCCTGTACCGGCTTTTTTGTGTTCGATAATGACATTTTCAGGCTGGCAATGTTGCTGGTCTTTCTTGGTTCGCTGGCGTTATTTCTTCTAGTGCAATGGCGTTGGCTGGCAAACAAGCTTCTGATGGCGCTAGGGCGTATAGGTTTTTTGAGCAAACGTATCCATCACCTTCAAACCTTCTATGATAGCAGTTACAGGCTGTTCAAGCCGCAAGTGCTGGTAATAGCATTGCTGATGTCAATTGTGGGCTGGCTTGGGGAGTGTTTTGCCTTCTATCTGGTAATGTTGGGGTTGGGGCAAAAGGCGGATTTCGACCTTTTGCTGGCTTGCGTTTTCATCATGGCAGCGGCAAGTTTGGCAGGAACGCTTTCATTTTTGCCGGGCGGTTTGGGCGTGGCGGATGGCTCAATCGGTGGGTTGCTAGCGTTGCTGGTGAAAGGTGTGACAGGTGGGGTAGCTGCCGCCGCAACCTTCCTGATACGTCTTTGCACGCTCTGGTTTGGGGTATTGCTGGGAATTGCCATTCTCTTTATTTTTAGAGAGCGTTTCCAGAAGCCTCAGAATAAACAAAATGAGTCGCCCGAAACGCCGAGCGCGTTAGAAGCGTTATAA
- a CDS encoding sensor histidine kinase, which translates to MNNKKKLAVAKWSSVLIPPLLVLVYEFVRHSVIHDYMDMDTGNVVAALLVLFISFVFSQLVFGWISNFQTRLERQNQKLEALNKRVKELAVLEERGRLSREIHDGVAQLLACALLKADVAEAHLQAGNIPGAEKELEQLRNACNEAYGDVREVISGLRPEVLEQRDFITVLSEMLEKFTDNTDIKTRLDLEGFDDNNIEKLFPSSTRLQLARVIQESLSNIRKHSKATSAVLRLRLTNFKDGAADSGGASDPLRPITVTINDNGCGFDTRSFHSEGQHFGQIIMRERVESLGGTLEVLSEPDNGTVVKISLPLPFTCLEANRRKVGYGLNG; encoded by the coding sequence ATGAACAACAAAAAAAAGCTGGCTGTTGCCAAATGGAGCAGTGTATTAATCCCTCCATTACTGGTGCTGGTTTACGAATTTGTGCGCCACTCTGTAATCCATGATTATATGGATATGGATACGGGCAACGTAGTTGCCGCGCTTTTAGTGCTATTCATCTCCTTTGTCTTCTCTCAATTAGTATTCGGCTGGATTAGTAATTTTCAAACGCGGTTGGAACGGCAAAACCAGAAACTCGAAGCTCTCAATAAACGTGTTAAGGAATTAGCCGTTTTGGAAGAACGCGGGCGCTTATCCCGCGAAATTCACGATGGGGTGGCGCAATTGCTGGCATGTGCCTTGCTTAAAGCTGATGTAGCAGAAGCGCATTTGCAAGCAGGAAATATACCGGGCGCGGAAAAAGAATTGGAACAATTGCGCAATGCCTGCAATGAGGCTTATGGTGATGTGCGTGAGGTTATCAGCGGATTACGCCCGGAGGTATTGGAACAGCGCGATTTTATCACTGTTTTGAGCGAAATGCTGGAAAAATTCACCGATAACACCGATATAAAAACGCGGTTGGATTTGGAAGGATTTGATGATAACAATATTGAAAAGCTCTTCCCCTCTAGCACCAGACTCCAACTGGCACGGGTTATTCAGGAATCTTTAAGCAATATACGCAAACATTCAAAAGCTACCAGCGCGGTCTTGCGCTTGCGACTCACCAATTTCAAGGACGGTGCGGCAGATAGCGGTGGCGCTAGCGACCCTCTCCGCCCGATAACTGTTACAATCAACGATAACGGTTGCGGCTTTGATACCCGTAGTTTCCACTCCGAGGGACAACATTTCGGACAGATAATTATGAGAGAGAGAGTTGAAAGCCTAGGTGGCACACTCGAAGTTTTAAGTGAACCGGATAACGGAACTGTTGTCAAAATTAGCTTGCCACTACCTTTTACATGTTTAGAAGCAAATCGACGGAAAGTAGGGTATGGGCTAAATGGCTGA
- a CDS encoding SDR family oxidoreductase: MNKVLILGATSAIAHETAKLFAREGAQLFLVGRNPEKLETVCQDLKVRGAKQVESLVLDLSDNSRHAELVSKAISALDGLDAVLIAHGTLSDQKAGEASVEVALREFNNNCVSVISLLTILANHFEKQKRGCIAVISSVAGDRGRQSNYVYGAAKGGVNTFLQGLRNRLAKSGVAVLTIKPGFVDTPMTAHLKKGLLFANAGKVGGDIFSAMQKGKDVLYTPRFWQLIMLIIKHVPEPVFKRLKL, from the coding sequence ATGAACAAAGTTCTGATATTAGGCGCAACTTCGGCAATAGCTCACGAAACCGCCAAGCTTTTCGCACGCGAGGGGGCGCAGTTATTTCTGGTGGGGCGCAACCCTGAAAAGCTGGAAACAGTTTGCCAAGATTTAAAGGTTAGAGGCGCAAAACAGGTAGAAAGCCTTGTGCTTGACCTCTCCGACAATTCACGCCACGCTGAATTGGTGAGCAAAGCCATTTCCGCTCTCGATGGTTTGGACGCGGTACTTATCGCGCATGGCACACTTAGCGACCAAAAAGCTGGCGAAGCAAGTGTTGAAGTAGCCCTCCGCGAATTTAACAATAACTGTGTAAGCGTTATCTCGCTACTTACTATCCTTGCCAACCATTTTGAGAAGCAAAAACGAGGTTGCATTGCTGTAATCTCCTCGGTGGCTGGCGACCGAGGGCGGCAGAGCAATTATGTATATGGTGCGGCTAAAGGCGGCGTGAATACCTTCCTGCAAGGGCTACGCAATCGCCTTGCCAAATCCGGTGTAGCGGTGCTGACCATCAAGCCCGGTTTCGTGGATACGCCGATGACCGCACACCTGAAAAAGGGCTTGCTCTTTGCCAACGCGGGAAAAGTAGGCGGCGATATTTTCAGCGCGATGCAAAAGGGCAAGGATGTGCTATACACCCCGCGCTTCTGGCAACTGATTATGCTGATTATCAAGCATGTGCCTGAACCTGTCTTCAAACGCCTCAAGCTTTAA
- a CDS encoding ATP-binding protein, protein MSMLNNYPNARNFDSRLRNVERLISEPTNIQETEISQRIIGDLVIKLIYQITIISAQKMAETIKLPYFGVVEPVINQLRKAEIIDIGGSEGLGESAYQYVLTPKGVQRALEVINHSSYVGPAPVSLDQYRKIIKAQTFGDIHVGPQQVREALLDMVVGNDIVDSIGPAINTGRSMFLYGPAGNGKTLLSEHVARLLGGDVYIPYAMEADGFVIKVFDQNLHVVSGDQRNNYDNSSLDRKLDSRWVLCKRPVIVVGGELSLGSLDLIWDDTSKYYEAPFQLKSNNGMFLIDDFGRQQMRPRDLLNRWIVPLEKRMDFLTLRTGKKIEVPFDELIVFSTNLAPRDLVDEAFLRRIQNKIEVRNPTYEEYREILRRQCEELKVSFTDEGAVYLLKEHYVKARRELRNCHPRDLLKQILGISSYLGAPATLTKDLIDQAVASYFVEL, encoded by the coding sequence ATGTCTATGCTTAACAACTACCCTAACGCCAGAAATTTTGATTCTCGCCTTAGAAATGTTGAAAGATTAATTTCTGAACCCACTAATATTCAGGAAACTGAGATTTCACAGCGAATAATCGGCGATTTAGTTATTAAATTAATCTACCAAATTACTATTATTTCTGCTCAGAAAATGGCAGAAACAATTAAGTTGCCCTACTTTGGTGTAGTTGAACCTGTTATAAACCAGTTGCGAAAAGCGGAGATTATTGACATCGGTGGTAGCGAAGGGCTAGGAGAGTCAGCTTACCAATATGTGCTAACCCCAAAGGGGGTACAGCGTGCCCTCGAAGTCATAAACCACTCGTCCTATGTAGGACCTGCCCCCGTCTCGCTAGACCAATATCGCAAGATAATCAAGGCGCAAACCTTTGGTGATATTCATGTAGGACCACAACAAGTGCGTGAAGCGCTTTTGGATATGGTGGTAGGTAACGATATTGTAGATTCTATCGGACCCGCCATCAACACCGGGCGTAGCATGTTCTTATACGGACCGGCAGGAAACGGCAAAACGCTCCTCAGTGAGCATGTGGCACGTTTGCTAGGCGGCGATGTCTATATTCCATACGCTATGGAGGCTGATGGATTTGTTATCAAGGTGTTTGACCAGAACTTGCATGTAGTTTCTGGAGATCAACGGAATAACTACGATAACTCAAGCCTAGATAGAAAACTTGATTCCCGTTGGGTCTTATGTAAAAGACCTGTTATCGTAGTCGGTGGTGAGTTGTCGCTAGGTAGCCTCGACTTGATTTGGGACGATACTTCCAAATACTATGAAGCGCCCTTCCAGTTAAAATCCAATAACGGGATGTTCCTGATTGATGACTTTGGTCGCCAGCAAATGCGCCCTCGCGACCTCTTAAACCGCTGGATTGTACCGTTGGAAAAGCGTATGGACTTTTTAACCCTACGTACCGGCAAGAAAATCGAAGTGCCTTTTGATGAACTAATCGTATTCTCAACCAACCTTGCACCGCGAGATTTGGTTGATGAAGCTTTCTTGCGCCGTATCCAAAATAAAATTGAAGTGCGCAATCCCACCTATGAAGAATATCGCGAAATCTTGCGTCGCCAATGCGAGGAACTAAAGGTTAGTTTCACGGATGAAGGGGCAGTGTATCTGCTGAAAGAACACTACGTAAAAGCCCGGCGTGAGTTGAGAAACTGTCACCCACGCGATCTGTTAAAGCAAATTTTGGGTATTTCTTCTTATCTGGGTGCACCCGCTACACTAACGAAAGATTTAATTGACCAGGCAGTTGCGAGTTATTTTGTTGAGCTATAA
- a CDS encoding L-lactate dehydrogenase, translating into MAKVTVLGTGMVGASFAYRLLNSGLASEMLLVDANHMRAEGEMMDLNHAMPFEHPCQVEVGDYADIKGSEVVVISAGAAQRPGETRLDLVQRNAAIFRDMIPQVAKAAPEAIMVIATNPVDIMTQAAIKYSEFAPERVVGSGTILDTARFRYLLGEYYGVDPRSVHAYIIGEHGDSEVPAFSCASIAGVPLADVAKQLGKEYDLNDMEDIFQQVRTAAYEIINRKGSTYYAIASGLLRVTEAILRDQSTAFSVSNVMTGQYGIKDVCLSLPMVVSRKGITATLTLPLNEKELEGFRHSAQVLGELAAKTL; encoded by the coding sequence ATGGCGAAAGTAACTGTGCTAGGCACAGGCATGGTAGGCGCAAGCTTTGCCTACCGTTTGCTAAATTCGGGACTAGCGTCTGAAATGCTATTGGTAGATGCCAACCACATGCGTGCCGAAGGCGAAATGATGGATCTAAACCATGCCATGCCTTTTGAGCATCCTTGCCAAGTTGAGGTGGGCGATTATGCCGACATCAAGGGCAGTGAAGTGGTGGTAATCAGCGCGGGCGCAGCGCAAAGACCGGGCGAAACCCGCCTCGATTTGGTGCAACGCAACGCTGCAATTTTCCGCGACATGATACCGCAAGTGGCGAAAGCTGCACCAGAGGCAATTATGGTAATTGCCACCAACCCGGTGGATATAATGACCCAAGCCGCTATCAAATATTCGGAATTTGCGCCCGAACGAGTAGTGGGCAGCGGTACTATCCTCGATACAGCCCGATTTCGCTATCTGCTAGGTGAATATTACGGGGTTGACCCTCGCAGTGTGCATGCCTACATTATCGGCGAACATGGCGATAGCGAAGTACCTGCCTTTAGTTGCGCCTCAATTGCGGGAGTGCCACTGGCAGATGTGGCAAAACAACTCGGCAAGGAATATGACCTGAACGATATGGAGGATATTTTCCAGCAGGTGCGTACTGCCGCCTACGAAATTATCAACCGCAAAGGCTCAACCTATTACGCGATCGCTTCCGGTCTTTTACGAGTAACCGAAGCGATTCTACGTGACCAAAGTACCGCTTTTTCGGTTTCTAATGTAATGACCGGACAATATGGAATAAAAGATGTCTGCCTGAGTTTGCCAATGGTGGTCAGTCGCAAAGGTATAACCGCCACCCTTACCTTACCTTTGAATGAGAAAGAATTAGAGGGTTTCAGGCATAGCGCACAAGTGCTAGGTGAGCTTGCCGCTAAAACCTTGTAA
- a CDS encoding response regulator, with product MAETLRILLVDDHVLFREGLASLLSSQNDLQVLGQASNGQEALIKARELMPDVVFMDVDMPIMNGLDATRAISNEMPYIKIIMLTVSEEEEILFQAIKNGAQGYLLKNIRAAEIVEMLRGIGSGEAPISRLMAARLLREFSRQNQNNAATPQTQPEQTSATDAIEQLTLREKEVLKLVAERATNKEIAVILNISEYTVKNHLRNILAKLHLHNRAQAAQIILKAESKQR from the coding sequence ATGGCTGAAACACTACGGATTTTGTTGGTAGATGATCACGTACTCTTTAGAGAGGGACTCGCCAGCCTGTTAAGTTCGCAAAATGATTTGCAAGTGCTTGGGCAAGCCTCAAATGGGCAGGAAGCATTAATTAAAGCCCGTGAGTTGATGCCGGATGTGGTGTTTATGGACGTTGACATGCCCATTATGAATGGGTTGGATGCTACCCGCGCCATCTCAAACGAAATGCCCTATATCAAGATAATCATGCTAACAGTTAGCGAAGAAGAAGAAATACTATTTCAGGCAATTAAAAATGGCGCACAGGGTTATTTGCTGAAAAATATTAGAGCGGCTGAAATAGTGGAAATGTTGCGGGGCATTGGTAGCGGAGAAGCCCCAATCTCGCGCCTGATGGCAGCCCGTCTGTTGCGCGAATTTTCGCGTCAAAATCAGAACAACGCTGCAACGCCGCAAACTCAGCCGGAACAGACCAGCGCTACAGATGCAATTGAACAACTTACCCTACGCGAAAAGGAAGTATTAAAACTCGTTGCCGAACGAGCCACCAATAAAGAAATCGCAGTGATACTTAACATCAGCGAATATACTGTAAAGAATCATCTGCGCAATATTCTGGCAAAATTACACCTACACAACCGAGCGCAAGCCGCGCAGATTATCTTGAAAGCCGAGTCTAAACAGCGATGA
- a CDS encoding FAD-binding oxidoreductase, translating into MQKYESWGRYPSAKPETVKPVFWQDEIADLNFSSKSLLPYGFGRSYGDSCLNEGGVLLDTSGLNRFLCFDEINGLLRCEAGVSLAEILEVIVPRGWFLPVTPGTKFVSVGGAIANDIHGKNHHRGGTFGCNVTQFELLRSNGERFICSPTSNLEYFQATIGGLGLTGVILWAEFKLKPIQNAMIDVEEIRFENIEEFFEISAQSDRDFEYTVSWVDCIATGKNLGRGVFMRGNHNQSKYQSKEAVNKKLPGTVPLDAPEFLLNGLTMKAFNTTFYHIHLQKRRIKTVPYDPFFYPLDKVDRWNKLYGKRGFLQYQFVIPSSDNHRAIREILGRISDSGEGSFLAVLKEFGHIKSPGMLSFPRPGVTLALDFAFHGDKTLRLLEDLDGTVRRNAGVVYPAKDARMSAESFQQYYPNWREFEQYIDPKFSSSFWRRVTSPGHIKG; encoded by the coding sequence ATGCAAAAATATGAATCATGGGGTCGCTACCCTTCAGCAAAGCCGGAGACAGTAAAGCCTGTTTTCTGGCAGGATGAAATAGCCGACCTGAATTTTTCTTCCAAATCGCTCTTGCCTTACGGTTTTGGGCGTAGCTATGGCGATAGCTGCTTGAATGAAGGAGGGGTTTTGCTGGATACCTCCGGGCTAAACCGCTTCCTCTGCTTTGATGAAATAAACGGACTTTTGCGCTGTGAGGCAGGCGTTTCGCTGGCAGAAATCCTCGAAGTAATTGTACCAAGAGGCTGGTTTTTACCCGTCACTCCCGGTACTAAATTCGTATCGGTGGGCGGCGCAATCGCTAACGATATACATGGCAAAAACCACCATCGGGGGGGCACTTTCGGGTGCAACGTCACGCAGTTCGAGCTTTTGCGCTCTAACGGGGAGCGTTTCATCTGCTCGCCCACTTCTAACCTAGAATATTTCCAAGCTACCATCGGCGGGTTGGGATTAACAGGTGTAATCTTGTGGGCTGAATTTAAGCTCAAACCCATCCAGAACGCCATGATTGATGTGGAAGAAATCCGCTTTGAAAATATCGAGGAGTTTTTCGAGATTTCGGCGCAATCCGACCGCGATTTTGAATATACCGTATCGTGGGTAGATTGCATTGCCACCGGAAAGAATCTTGGGCGTGGCGTATTCATGCGCGGCAACCACAACCAATCGAAATATCAATCCAAAGAGGCGGTAAACAAGAAACTGCCCGGTACAGTGCCGCTAGATGCCCCTGAGTTTCTGTTAAACGGGCTAACAATGAAGGCTTTTAACACCACCTTCTACCATATCCATCTGCAAAAGCGGCGCATTAAAACCGTACCCTATGACCCTTTCTTTTACCCGCTCGATAAAGTTGACCGCTGGAACAAGCTCTACGGCAAACGCGGTTTCCTGCAATACCAATTTGTAATTCCGAGCAGCGACAATCACCGCGCTATCCGTGAGATTCTAGGACGTATCAGCGATTCGGGCGAAGGCTCATTTTTGGCAGTTCTGAAAGAGTTTGGGCATATAAAATCACCGGGAATGCTTTCTTTCCCACGTCCGGGCGTTACCCTCGCGCTGGATTTCGCCTTTCACGGAGATAAAACTTTGCGACTTCTGGAAGATTTGGATGGCACAGTAAGGCGCAACGCTGGCGTGGTGTATCCTGCCAAAGATGCCCGGATGAGCGCGGAAAGCTTCCAGCAATATTACCCGAATTGGCGAGAGTTTGAGCAGTACATCGACCCTAAATTCTCATCCAGTTTCTGGCGGAGAGTAACCTCCCCCGGACATATCAAAGGATAA